A window of Burkholderia ubonensis contains these coding sequences:
- the tcuB gene encoding tricarballylate utilization 4Fe-4S protein TcuB: protein MQNLEERIHDAPPAARVARTERAEPAAHAAGRPVIRLQPVTDNEAEVARQMSICNACRYCEGFCAVFPAMTRRMAFAKADVNYLANLCHNCGACYHACQYAPPHAFAVNVPKAMAQVRFDTYVEYAWPAPMGKLYQRNGLTIALALAVGLALFLILGAALNGSLLSGAAHGNFYAVFPHNLLAAMFGGVFGLAMLALGNGVKRFWRDVSAGTASVPAVAEAAQHALALTYLGGGHGDGCNEADDAFTLARRRFHHFTFYGFMLCFAATVTATFYHYALNLHAPYAFASVPVLLGTAGGIGLLIGPAGLLWLNLRRDPARTDPKQRPMDRGFIALLMLVSTSGLALLAWRDSGAMACLLAVHLGIVMALFVTLPYGKFAHGVFRCAALLKASIEKRQAARLQPSPD, encoded by the coding sequence GTGCAGAATCTTGAAGAACGCATCCACGACGCGCCGCCGGCCGCGCGCGTCGCTCGCACCGAGCGCGCCGAACCCGCCGCGCACGCCGCCGGCCGGCCGGTCATTCGCCTGCAGCCCGTCACCGACAACGAGGCCGAAGTCGCGCGGCAGATGAGCATCTGCAATGCGTGCCGCTATTGCGAGGGATTCTGCGCGGTCTTCCCCGCCATGACGCGCCGGATGGCGTTCGCCAAGGCGGACGTCAACTACCTCGCGAACCTGTGCCACAACTGCGGCGCGTGCTATCACGCATGCCAGTACGCGCCGCCGCACGCGTTCGCCGTCAACGTGCCGAAGGCGATGGCGCAGGTCCGCTTCGATACCTACGTCGAGTACGCGTGGCCGGCGCCGATGGGCAAGCTCTATCAGCGCAACGGACTCACCATCGCGCTCGCGCTCGCCGTCGGGCTCGCGCTGTTCCTGATACTCGGCGCCGCGCTGAACGGGTCGCTGCTGAGCGGCGCGGCGCACGGCAACTTCTATGCGGTGTTTCCGCACAACCTGCTGGCGGCGATGTTCGGCGGCGTGTTCGGCCTCGCGATGCTCGCGCTCGGCAACGGCGTGAAACGGTTCTGGCGCGACGTGTCGGCCGGCACGGCGAGCGTCCCGGCCGTGGCGGAAGCGGCGCAGCACGCGCTCGCGCTGACCTATCTCGGCGGCGGCCACGGCGACGGCTGCAACGAGGCGGACGATGCGTTCACGCTTGCGCGACGCCGCTTCCATCACTTCACGTTCTACGGCTTCATGCTGTGCTTCGCGGCCACCGTGACGGCCACCTTCTATCACTACGCGCTGAACCTGCATGCGCCGTATGCGTTCGCGAGCGTCCCCGTGCTGCTCGGGACGGCGGGCGGAATCGGCCTGCTGATCGGCCCGGCCGGCCTGCTCTGGCTCAACCTGCGGCGCGACCCGGCGCGGACCGATCCGAAGCAGCGCCCGATGGATCGCGGCTTCATCGCGCTGCTGATGCTCGTGAGCACTTCGGGGCTGGCGCTGCTCGCGTGGCGTGACAGCGGCGCGATGGCGTGCCTGCTTGCCGTCCACCTCGGCATCGTGATGGCGCTGTTCGTCACGTTGCCGTACGGAAAATTCGCGCACGGCGTCTTTCGCTGCGCCGCACTGCTCAAGGCGTCGATCGAGAAGCGGCAGGCCGCTCGCCTGCAACCGAGCCCGGACTGA